A window of Magnolia sinica isolate HGM2019 chromosome 13, MsV1, whole genome shotgun sequence genomic DNA:
TGATCAAAAAAGTTATCATCAAAAAATTATCCATTTGCATTgtatatgtaaaaaaaaatgagCCTCATTCCCTCCGAGTAGAAGGACCAGCTACCGAGCTGGGGGGCTAAGCGTCAGCGATGGCTTCGGCAACAGGAGAATCTGGGGCGGTTTCAACAACAGGAGGGGCACTCTCGGGCTCATTCGCTACCATAGGCTCGGCATCTGCGGCATTATCTGCCGTGAGGACGTCGAGGTTGAGAGCCTGATAAAGCTTCCTAACCTTGGCCAGGAAAGCATCATAGCCTGTATCGTAGCCGAAATAATATAGTTTATCCAACTCCTTGGCCCTCTCGGCCGACTCCTTATAAGCTGTCACGGCCACAACAACCTGCGAAGCAGCTCGAGCCTCGAGCTCACTCCGTAATCTGTCTTGGTCAGCAATAGCCGCGACCTCGAGAATAGCCCATTACTGAATCAACCCTTTAGCAGCTTCACCAGCTCGAGTTCTCTCTCCAGTCGTGAAGCGTCATCCACTCCATCCTCAACATTAACCTTCAGAAGTCTAACAGACTCTTGGAGACGAATGACTTGGGGTTCAGCTACATCTACGCGGGCTTGGAGCTGGTTAACCTCACCCTGGAGCATAAGCTCCCTCCCCTGACCCTCCGCAATAGCCTTCCTCAGCTCCTCTTGCTCTGCAACTGAAGCTTCCATCTCCTTCTCGAGCTTTGCTCGCTCTGCTTCTTATTCTGCCTTCTCGACCACAAACTTGGCTTGCTCTGCTTCGAGCCGTTCCATCTCCTTCAACCTCTTATTTACCTCCAGCATCATTGGTAGCGACTGGTAGCATACAGCCGCATAATGTTTATGAAGCTTACGTGGCAGCAGGAGGGCGTGTCGGCTATTCGCGCCTCTGGAACGTGCTTGGTTACCCAAGGGTTCAGTCGAGCTATGTGAAAACCAGGAGGTAGGACCTCTGGAGAGGGTGTGGAAGCTCCTCCCTTTGGAGAGGGTGTGAACGCTCCAACCCCGCTGGCCGCGGAAGCATGCGCAACCGCTTCAGGTGTGTTCGCATACCTGACGAGGTCACCACCTTGGCCGACCAGGGGCTCAGTCTCAGCGGTAGCAGGGGGGATTGCAGAACATGCAGGGGCAGCCATGCTAGGGGTCTCCCCTACTACCTCTCTCCTTGCCCCAGAAGGACCCACAACCGCTAAAGGGGAAGCCTTGGGGACTTGCTCCTCCGCAGAAGGTGACGAGATGGTGATAGACTCGACTCTGGCAGAAGCCTCAGTAGCTGGAACCACAGGAGCAGGGGTCGGAGCAACGGTAGGAACAGCCTGGGCTGAGGGAAGCTCGATGCCAGCTGGTTTTATAGCTGGGGCAGCCTCGGCCTCGGCTTAAGAAGCTTTCCTCTTCCTCGATGTCACCTTCGTCCTTGGTTCGGAGGAGAGGACGACGTCCATCGGAGGGCGTGGGGGCCACCTCCTCTTTGAACCACCTACCTCCATCCCTGTAAAAAAAAGGTGTGAAGAAAGGAATCAGCCCAGTAAGATCTGCGGATGGATGAAGGTCAGCGAATTAATCTCCGAAGACCCTAAACCTGCTTACCCAAGGCAAAGAGAGTGGGTTGGACTCTGCAAAAGCTGGACGATGCCAAATTCTCCTGGTTGATGAGGTCAAACCAGGCACGCTAGTCCGCAGGGATCACTCGGACCCGGTCGACCTGCTGCTTATGGAAAGCGGAGAGGTCGGGGGTTCCCTTTGACTGAGCTGTAAACAGAAGTAATGTGTTAAAACATGAATGAATCAATGATGCGATACGACTAAAAGAAGTGCCCAACTTGGGTTGGCAAACTTGGTGAGGACTCGGACCCGCAGCTCGTCCAATTCAGAGACAGGGGCCTCCCATTCCCCCGAGGCCCAACACCACTTCCCCTTTCAATCCTTGTTGGAAGAAGGAAGTTGGGTTACCAAACCCGGGATGCATGGACGTCTAGCCGAGAAGTACCACCAAGCCTTATCCAATCTGTCGAACTTGACCATGTACAAAAATAGGAACTCTTCCGGCATCAGCCTCTGGTCCCCCCACCCCCCGATGCTAGAGGATGAAAGTTGTGGCGAGGATCCTCTAGGAGTTCGGAACTATCTGCCCCGGCGCGATCCTCAGCTGTGCTGTCAGCTCTCGCAAGAATGGATGGATAGGAAATTGGAGCCCGCACTGGAGGGTGCAAATAAAAATGACAATCTCCCCATCAGCTGGAGAGCTTGCTTGGTCTGTGGGGACGGGGGCTCGAATATAAACCGAGTCTAGGATTTGGTAATCTTCACGAAGCTGAGCCATCTGAGATTCGACCAGGATCGAGCCTCCAGGAACTAATGGTTTTGATCTTCCTCCTGAGGGACCTACCTTTAATCGCCTAGCAGGATCTCTGAGAGTCCTTTTCGGCCTCTTGCCTTGACTTTTGGCCCTCTGACTTGCAGTTCTTTGGGCCGAGACTGAAGTGCTAAGGGGTACGGCCTTAAGAGGACCTTCGGACTCCCCGGATCCTGAGGTCGAAGTCTCTGGTTTGAACCTTGAACCAGTTCCTCGGATTGAACTCATCTCATCAGAGTCGCTTGACATAAAGGAAAGATGCTTTAGGTGTTGAGGACTCACAGCATTGCAGGCGATTCCTTCCGGCAGAAGCTCTTCCAACCCAACGTCTTCTACTGGGCTGAATCTCCCCTCCGACGGTCGGGAATCCTTTATCCGGTGATAAAAATGCTTTTTCCAGCAGAAGGCAATTTTTAGCAAAAATTGATTTGAAAGAAACAGAGCAGAGAATGAGAATGTGAGAAGTGTGAGAGCGAAGAGAGGAGAGGTTTATATAGCCGCCTCATTACTCAGTGCCATCATTGCAAGCGGCCGTTCCCGAAGCCGATACGACTCGACACTGGTGTCAAGGGACACGTGGAAGAGTGCAATATGTCCGAACCCATGCTTCGAGGTCAAGATCTTCTCAGCATTTAATGTCATTAAAGATGCACGCGCTTTCTGGCTCCTCTGACACACGTGGCGCTGCTTCCTTCACCCCGCTGTTTGCGAATCGTAACCATCACCACGCGTCCATTGCTAAGTGGACGAAAACCAAAGGGACGCAGCCTTTGTATAGCATGCGGGATCTAAGGCATACGAATCACATTAAATACACCCCGATCATCCCAATCGATATCATGAGCACGGAAGGGGAGATGACGTTTCATTTCCCCAAGTATTTACTCTCCAAGTCCGAACTCGGACCAAGAGAGTAAGGGGCTTTTATTATGGAGAAATTTGTACAAGAACAATCGGGGTTAGCCAGAGCTACACGAATCCGATAGCGAGCCCTTGGAAGGAGGATACGACATTAAGGGCCAGTTTATGGTTCGGAACTACAATCCTGATTGGCCGACCCGAACCCTCGTCCTCGTCTGAAGGggagtggtcgagccgagtcctgATATTCATCCTCAATTTTGATCAATGAACTCCGACCCCAATGATCTATCAGCGAACTCCGACTATTAGTAATCGGCTTCACGTCTGTACGATCTGAGGCCGAGTCAGAATACAAATACCTCGTATGTCAAGGCCGAGGCCGAGTGAAGGCATGTATGTGTTGTGCACGAAGGCCGAGGCCGAGTCCAGGCATGGACACGTCGCGTGTCGAGGCCAGGGACGAGCCCGTGATGGTACTTTGCACGATGAGCCCAGATATCGACCCGTATGCGAACGTGACCGACGATCTCGCCCGAAGATATGCGCCATTAGGACACAATGCGCTACGCAATCCAAAGATTGCGAATAATATCTCCATGATCATAATATCCCGTTGAGCGATTCATGACAAGATTAACAGATGTGGATCGTCTcacccacaggtataaataccaggggactccattgctacaggtacgcaatatctcacaTCCTCTCTCTACACTGAACATAGACttagattccctagcctgacttaggcatcggagggtcccccggcttagccagggtctcctttgctcacccttttTGTACAGGATCAGGGTCCGTCGAAGGGTCactgcattgagtggagggtggtccaaatTTTGCCATCAACAATTACAATTCTTGaaaatgcaatatatgatttgaATTGGGAATGAGGTGTTGGGAACCGCAAAAGCACatggagatgaatcaagcaaagtacttcaATCGCACAACTAAGTTCAAACACAAGCAAACCGAATTTTAATTGAAAAAACTCATGCGGAAGAacagcacaaagtgacagtaatacactatgaaagtagaaaattacatTACCGATTCAAACAAACTTCGAATCTTCCTCACAAGCCAAGTTATGCCCTTGGAACTAATGTAAAAAGCCTGAAACACCTCTCTTGCTACCCAAATCTCAATTACACCTGATATATGCAGTATAGTATAATATCACAATCGAAATAAGAAACAAATTCTGCACTATTTTACATGTGCACTCAATGACACCTTCGTGGAACTTGATGGCATCGAcgatctatcgatggcatcgaatacctTTGATAGAATTGAGAGAACATCAAAACATTCTAGTgataaaatatgaattttcatattttttcgaTGACATGGAGCATCTGTTGGTGGCATCAACatttgctcgatggcatcgagtggtaTGTCCATGGCATTGACAGATCCTACTATTTACATATTTGAGACATCAACGACAGTGGAGTTCTTTATCCACATTTGTAGCATTTCGTGGCTTTTGCAATTCTACTAAGAGTAGACACTAAGAATTAAAAACTGTTCTTCTCGGGTGTCAGAGCTAAATGCTTTCGAAAATTTCATCTCGCAATTTTGCATTTTTTACAAATTACAATTCCAGTGAATTCAGTATATGATTCGAATCAGGAATGGCTTTAAAGATGAGTTCCATTGTGGTAGATTTCTCCGTggatactttttcttttttctatttttatgctTCAAAATCTCGACAATTCAAATCATCCTTCCACATCAGAACATGGGCCTCAGTAGGTAGTAACACAAATTGGACTAAGTCACGATGGGGGCAAAGCAAGCTCGCAAGGGTATAACGCGCCCAACACCCTTTTAAAACCTATGGTCCACTACAATCACATATATATCAAGCTGGGCCACTTCAAATTTTGATGGCAAGAAAAGTGATTACCAATCCTATGTTGTTGTGATCTGTgagctccatcataatgtatgtgttttatccatgccatccataacttttggatcattattttaaggcatgacctcaaacatgaggtagatccaaatctcacatggGACACGTCACAGCAAACATTAGTGATTGTAAATgtatcattaaaaattttctaaagctCCCTATATACTTATTATATACATCACatgattttggatcaagctgatatttgtgttttctcaatcTTCTAACTctgtgtgtgacctaatcaacaagttggatggcaagtaaacaacATAGTAGGCCCCATGTAGTTTctgatggtaaacattcaataaATCAATATTTTTCTATTGtagggtccacctaatatttggatttaTGCCCTTTTTTTAAACTCATTTCCTAAAATAAATATCCAAAAAGATGAACAACTTGAATTAAACAAAGAGATTATTATAAATCCCACACTAAAATCTCATGTACATGTGGATTGGCATCTCGTACTACCTatggagagcggattaggtgttacctgggtactaggggtgtacacaaaccgagctagctcggttagctcactcgactcaactcgaaaaagctcgattcgactcggttcaaagctaagttcgagccgagtcgagctgattgtttgagctcgaaaatgagttcgagctggccccagctcgactcgactcggttcaaaccagttcgatgactcaaTTACttcgatattgatgttgctcaccaagtgtttgatgaaatgactcaacgaagtgtggctggtggcaaggaaggtatgtatatgaaacaaataccctttttttcttgatttttatgttacttagaaggtgtttgataaaatacatgtaaaaccattgccgtCGTTTTACATACAATGGAATTTtgaaggtgtttgtgaaaatgctgcacaggcaaactcggctcgatcttggctcgaattggctaaatctgctgaccgaaccgagccgagctggccagtcaagctcaaggaccgagccaagccgagttcgagctaaggtcagctagtggtcaaGCCAAGTGGAgatgaggccagctcgactcggttcgattgactcgatgtacacccctaccggGTACCACCTAAGTAAGTTTTACccttgccatggggcccaccttgatgatgtattgtatatccatgtcatccatttgtTCTCCGTTCCATTTTAAGTcctgatccaaaaaattaagtagatccaaatctcaagtcaattacaccacaggaaataatagtgattgagtgcctcaccattaaaaattccaaagggcccttCATAAAGTttttcctaatgtttatttgtcatccaaccagtcaATAAGTCAAGaagacctagataaagggaaaattaTGGTAAGTCAAGAatgcctggatgaagagaaaattacaaagatcagcttgattcaaaacttttgtgccccatgaaacatttttaatgttcattgatcactgtttctagtggtatggtccacatgagatttggatcttcttaaggttaAGGATTACgtcataaaatgaaatggaaaaacaaaGTGACAGTGcagatatataaaaaaatcatcaatgtTGGCCTCATATGGTTAAGGTCACctactaaggtgttacccggataACAGCTAATCCTATCCCCTGCAAAAGAGGAcacggatttcctacgaaaggcctgcgctgggatgcttaggtggggctcaccgtgatatttctaaaaaatccaccccttcatcaatttttcagatcatttaaagaTGAGACCAAAAAgggattggatagcatataaacatcaaggtagagctcgaaggtttcaacagtagaaaactctctcattttctttatcgaatgccagtcttgagttttggatacacctaaATTTTTGActcgtcttaaaatgatctgaaaaatggatgaacagggtgAATATTTCAGAAACAGCGTGGTGGGCCCGACCTAGCATGCCAGCCTAAATCCATGTCATGCGGAAGATACACGATGTGTaagttgaattaatttaaaaggGCGGGTAAAATCATCTTTTATAAAGATAAATGCTACACAAGTTTGCAAGATGTTAGTCAAAGTTCAGACAACAAGGTACCTAATTCTAGAATGATAGGTAGGTATTTAGACCAAGTCTAAAGGTGggcttgtggttttttttttttttttttaatttatcagGATAGTCAAAAAAGATAGCCTAATGTCAAACACgcacaaaaataagaaaaatatcaagAGATAAAAGAAAATGCAACGGAGCACCAAAATACTCTCCGTCGTATCGATCAACAAACCCAAATGAGAGGTTAGAGTACATGAACTCCCCTCTTCTTTATTTCTCACAACGCAATCAGAGCTGCAATTTCTCTCCTCTATGAAATTTCACCACACCATCTCTATCATCTTCACTTGTTACAACCTCTGAAATTCTGCCAAATATCCACTCGTTCCATCAATGCCTACTTCTGCTCTTTCTCACCTTCTCCTCCTCTTCCTTGCCCTTCTCCCACTTTCCACCTTCGCCCAAACTCCCGGCAGCAGAATAAGCTTGGGCGCTTCTCTCTCAACCGATGGAAACACTTCTTGGGTTTCACCATCCGGCGATTTCGCCTTTGGATTCCATAGCCTCCAAGACCAAGACCTCTTCTTGCTTGCCGTGTGGTTCGACAAGATCCCCGACAAGACTATAGTCTGGTCTGCAAATGGAAATACACCAGTTCTAAGAGGATCAAAGGTCGAGCTGACGACCGACGGCCAGCTCGTGCTCACCAACCACCAAAACCAACTAATATGGAGGGCTCCAAACATCAACGGCACCGTCGCTTACGCTACCATGCGCGATACTGGAAACTTTGTGCTTACAAGCACGGATTCGGCAGTCAGATGGGATAGCTTCGACCACCCAACCGATACGCTCTTGCCTGTGCAGGTACTGGGTCGTTCCCGCACGCTCACTTCTCGCGAAACAAAGACCAACTACTCCGAAGGGAGATTCGAATTCCGTATGCAGAATGATGGAAATCTCATGCTCTATACCGTCGATCGCCTCGGCAGACAAACTTATAATGCTTACTGGAATAGCAAGACTGTTGGAAACGGTTCTCAGCTGGTTTTCAACCAGTCGGGCTATATCTACCTCTCACTGACTAACGGAACTGTATTCAACCTCACAGCCGACAACACAGTTTCCGTTCCGACGGGAGCTTTCTATCACAAGGCGTCCCTGGATTTTGATGGAGTTTTCAGGCAATACATCCACCCGAAGACAAGCCAGAGCGATGGAAGGTGGGAGCAGTCATGGAGCATAGTGCAGTTTGTGCCATCCAATATTTGCACGGCTATTTTGGGAGACATAGGTGACGGAGCTTGCGGGTTCAACAGCTATTGTGTGCTGGAAGGAGATTCTCAGATGCCTAGTTGCAAATGCCCACCAGGTTACACTTACTTGGATCAGAATAACACATTTAAAGGATGCAAACAAGATTTCGTTTCGCAAAGCTGTGAGATGGATGGATCAAGAACAGAGCCCAAGTATGACATGATCGAAATGATTGACACGGATTGGCCGAAGTCCGACTTCGAACACTATAAGTCCATAAACGAGAATGAGTGCCGAGACGCTTGTTTTGTCGACTGTTTCTGTGCGGTCGCTATCTTCAGAGGAGGAGAGTGCTGGAAGAAGAAACTCCCCCTCTCAAACGGGAGGATGAATCCTAGTGTTGGTGGAAAGGCACTGATCAAAAGGGCAAGGGGTAGTTCCACATCCCCACCTCTTCCTTCACCTGGCTTGGGCAAAGGAAAGAAAGATAATCGGaccccaatact
This region includes:
- the LOC131222414 gene encoding G-type lectin S-receptor-like serine/threonine-protein kinase LECRK3; amino-acid sequence: MPTSALSHLLLLFLALLPLSTFAQTPGSRISLGASLSTDGNTSWVSPSGDFAFGFHSLQDQDLFLLAVWFDKIPDKTIVWSANGNTPVLRGSKVELTTDGQLVLTNHQNQLIWRAPNINGTVAYATMRDTGNFVLTSTDSAVRWDSFDHPTDTLLPVQVLGRSRTLTSRETKTNYSEGRFEFRMQNDGNLMLYTVDRLGRQTYNAYWNSKTVGNGSQLVFNQSGYIYLSLTNGTVFNLTADNTVSVPTGAFYHKASLDFDGVFRQYIHPKTSQSDGRWEQSWSIVQFVPSNICTAILGDIGDGACGFNSYCVLEGDSQMPSCKCPPGYTYLDQNNTFKGCKQDFVSQSCEMDGSRTEPKYDMIEMIDTDWPKSDFEHYKSINENECRDACFVDCFCAVAIFRGGECWKKKLPLSNGRMNPSVGGKALIKRARGSSTSPPLPSPGLGKGKKDNRTPILIISAILGSSAFLNFFLLSLILWIIFFTNHKKIVKLQLDSSLIGVNLRSFTYMELEKVTDGFKEELGRGSCGTVYKGLLESDRANFVAVKRLDKVVKEAEKEFKTEVSAISRIHHKNLVQLIGFCDEGPHRLLVYEYMSNGSLASFLFGSSRPSWNQRTQIAFGIARGLTYLHEECGNQIIHCDIKPQNVLLDDNFTARISDFGLAKLLRTNQTQTTTYIRGTRGYVAPEWFKNMAVTAKVDVHSFGVMLLEIICCRSNVLRDLEDRDDAILTDWVCDCYKEGRIDKLVENDEEALNYPRKLERMVMVAIWCIQEDPSLRPSMKKVTQMLEGAVEVAVPPDPFSFISSLA
- the LOC131223960 gene encoding uncharacterized protein LOC131223960; the protein is MEVGGSKRRWPPRPPMDVVLSSEPRTKAVPTVAPTPAPVVPATEASARVESITISSPSAEEQVPKASPLAVVGPSGARREVVGETPSMAAPACSAIPPATAETEPLVGQGGDLVRYANTPEAVAHASAASGVGAFTPSPKGGASTPSPEVLPPGFHIARLNPWSLPMMLEVNKRLKEMERLEAEQAKFVVEKAE